Below is a genomic region from Hyphomicrobium nitrativorans NL23.
CAGCGGGGTGGCATGTGGGACGGCTTTGGACGGACGCGAACACGGACTTCAGCGTGCATGAGCTTTTCGGTTTCGGTAAGGGGTGAATGGAAGCGCCGGCGCTGCATGGCCAGGGGCCGGCGTGCGGAATGGCACGCAACGATGCCGATCCTTGATCCAGGTCAATATCGACCGGAGTCGCGTCTCTATTCTCGGCGTGCGGCTTGGACATCCCCGAGCGGCGTTTCGTGTCCGGTTGGCCGATGACATCCGATCTCCTTCAACGCCACGGCGGACCCGTTCCGCGGTACACCAGTTATCCAACAGCCAATCATTTTTCGGCGGCGGTGACGCCTGCTCATCTGAGAACGTGGCTGGCCGATCTGCCGGATGACCCTGCGCTGTCGCTTTATGCGCATATTCCGTACTGCCGGGAGCTTTGCTTCTACTGCGGATGCAGCACAAAGGCTTCGCGGCGGTACGCTCCAGTGGAGGAGTATCTGGTTCCTCTGCAGGCCGAGATCTCGCATGTGTCGGCGCTCGTGCCGCCGGGGCATCGCGTCACTCACATTCATTGGGGCGGCGGCTCGCCCGATATTCTGACGCCCGCCGACATTCTCCGGCTGGGACACACGTTTCGCAGTCAGTTCGCGGTTGCTTCGGGTGCCGAAATTGCGGTCGAGATCGACCCGCGCCTGCTGAGCGAGGCCCAGGCAGACGCCTTTGCAGAGATCGGCGTCAACCGCGTTTCCATCGGAGTTCAGGATTTCGATCCCAAGGTGCAGGCGGCGATCGGGCGTATCCAAAGCTTTGAGACAACGCGCAAGGCGTCCGAGATTTTTCGGACACGGGGCGTGCGTTCGCTCAACGTGGACTTGGTCTACGGTCTGCCTCATCAGACGGTCGAAAGCGTCGGACGGACGCTTTCCGATGTGATTGCGATCGAGCCGGATCGCATTGCGGTTTTCGGATATGCGCATCTGCCGGAGCGGCTGAAGCATCAGCGGCTGATCGATGAGAAGACCCTTCCCGGGTTGGCCGAACGTTTCAGCCAGTCGCAACACATCGCGGAGCGGCTGCAGGATGCGGGCTACGTTCAGATCGGGATCGACCATTTCGCCCGTTCGACGGATGCCCTCGCGGGCGGTGCCGTTGCGCGGAACTTCCAAGGCTACACCACGGACACGGCCGATGCGTTGCTGGCGTTCGGCGCTTCCGCCATCTCGCGGCTGCCGCAGGGCTTTGTCCAGAACGCCGTTGCCGTCGACGATTACACGCGCCGGATCTCAACCGAAGGGCTGGCCGTCGTGCGCGGGCACGAAATGGCGGGAGATGACGCTTTGCGCGCCTATCTGATCGAGCGGCTTATGTGCGCGTTTTTCGTGTCGTGGCGCGATCTCAAGCAGCGGTTCGGTGCGGAGGTCGCTCGTGTCCGCTTCGAGGCCGAGGCCGCAGCGCGCCGTGATGCCGATGGCCTGGTTGCGGTCAACGACGAAGGTGTTCGCGTGACGGACCGGGGACGGCC
It encodes:
- the hemN gene encoding oxygen-independent coproporphyrinogen III oxidase produces the protein MTSDLLQRHGGPVPRYTSYPTANHFSAAVTPAHLRTWLADLPDDPALSLYAHIPYCRELCFYCGCSTKASRRYAPVEEYLVPLQAEISHVSALVPPGHRVTHIHWGGGSPDILTPADILRLGHTFRSQFAVASGAEIAVEIDPRLLSEAQADAFAEIGVNRVSIGVQDFDPKVQAAIGRIQSFETTRKASEIFRTRGVRSLNVDLVYGLPHQTVESVGRTLSDVIAIEPDRIAVFGYAHLPERLKHQRLIDEKTLPGLAERFSQSQHIAERLQDAGYVQIGIDHFARSTDALAGGAVARNFQGYTTDTADALLAFGASAISRLPQGFVQNAVAVDDYTRRISTEGLAVVRGHEMAGDDALRAYLIERLMCAFFVSWRDLKQRFGAEVARVRFEAEAAARRDADGLVAVNDEGVRVTDRGRPFVRSVCAWFDPYLSRDMTRRRHALSV